From a single Solanum dulcamara chromosome 4, daSolDulc1.2, whole genome shotgun sequence genomic region:
- the LOC129885054 gene encoding peroxidase N-like, which produces MRKSCNFTLYYLLVTFMIMFVVVNSQLTSDFYAKTCPNVLKVVRKEVQNAIKNEMRMAASLLRLHFHDCFVNGCDASLLLDGNSSTSEKFAAGNLNSARGFEVIDNIKKAVEDTCSGVVSCADILAIAARDSVLLSGGPTWKVKLGRRDGLVGNISGASTGLPAPFHSLNTIISMFQDVGLNITDVVSLSGAHTIGLAKCATFDNRLTNFSGSGGPDTTLDSTLVTELQNLCPSTSDGNNTAPLDRNSTDLFDNHYFKNLLIGRGLLESDQILYSSDAALTTTKTLVETYSNSSTIFFNDFVNSMIKMGNISPLTGSDGEIRKNCRAIN; this is translated from the exons ATGAGGAAGTCATGCAACTTTACTTTGTATTATCTGCTTGTGACTTTCATGATCATGTTTGTAGTCGTAAATTCACAATTAAcaagtgatttttatgcaaAAACATGTCCAAATGTCCTCAAAGTTGTTCGTAAAGAAGTCCAGAATGCGATCAAGAATGAAATGAGAATGGCTGCTTCTTTGCTTCGTCTACATTTTCACGATTGCTTTGTCAAT GGCTGTGATGCATCATTGTTGTTGGACGGTAACAGTAGCACAAGTGAAAAGTTTGCAGCAGGGAACTTGAACTCTGCAAGAGGTTTTGAAGTGATAGACAATATTAAGAAAGCTGTCGAAGATACTTGCAGTGGAGTTGTTTCTTGTGCTGATATACTTGCTATAGCTGCTAGAGATTCTGTCCTACTA AGTGGAGGACCAACATGGAAAGTGAAATTGGGAAGAAGGGATGGATTAGTTGGTAACATATCAGGAGCAAGCACTGGACTTCCAGCCCCTTTTCACTCTCTCAATACTATCATCTCCATGTTCCAAGATGTTGGACTCAATATTACTGATGTTGTCAGCTTATCAG gTGCTCACACAATTGGGCTGGCAAAGTGTGCAACCTTTGATAACAGATTAACAAACTTCAGTGGGTCAGGTGGACCAGACACAACCCTAGACTCCACCCTAGTGACTGAACTCCAAAACTTGTGCCCTTCCACAAGTGATGGAAACAACACTGCCCCACTTGACAGGAACTCCACTGACTTATTTGACAATCACTACTTCAAAAACTTACTCATTGGAAGAGGTCTTCTTGAATCTGACCAAATATTGTATTCTAGTGATGCTGCtctaacaacaacaaaaacattgGTCGAAACTTATAGTAATAGTTCTACTATCTTTTTCAATGACTTTGTTAATTCCATGATTAAGATGGGAAATATTAGCCCTTTGACTGGCTCTGATGGGGAGATTAGAAAGAATTGTAGGGCTATTAATTAG
- the LOC129887504 gene encoding uncharacterized protein LOC129887504, with amino-acid sequence MNEQGKMMNQQQRMSMSMSQPQILNPQLQQQPQQQPQMMNRSYRMWPQPPLPPPSVVDQLKFQNPNHNLKQFVTGKHPKPLGPRNNWKGKKVNKDKRMDAVRRNEIGTSGSSSIAGGNVGTQGGYKPPTLNDLQQQNRLKARRFFPKKKFYHNNNNNNYNNMTAPYAPRNTSSYIIRAKKSGGIASLVSPCPVTPAVLPTPMFSPSREVLVDMAKEEWGVDGYGSMNGLIRLRSPSHEAEGHDDEEEEEGGSSESDVEEHVEVERRLDHDLSRFEMIYPNYTGMEYNNVLGNRVDDQDTHIAQLEEENLILKDRLFLMERELGDLRRRLQSLERQGHGYDEMNEEVVENESESETESHGDGHSLEDNNVELVERPMEGVENVKGKEENRIEDDTEFAENEEIVGKEGEQVNGNDETVEKESDEVGKEDEVDGRDGVVEVLKKEIIADVGSKSEPKDDPAVQTGNEVQLTQLIKNNENEVQASHNANVEDVTMEEASRVEADMNSRTKKEDELLGDK; translated from the exons ATGAACGAGCAAGGAAAAATGATGAATCAACAACAGAGAATGAGTATGAGTATGAGTCAACCACAGATCTTGAATCCACAACTTCAACAGCAACCACAGCAG CAGCCACAGATGATGAATCGGAGCTATAGGATGTGGCCACAGCCGCCTCTGCCTCCGCCTTCGGTGGTGGATCAGCTTAAATTTCAAAACCCTAATCATAATTTGAAGCAATTTGTTACTGGAAAGCATCCCAAACCCTTGGGTCCTAGGAACAATTGGAAGGGTAAAAAGGTAAATAAGGACAAGAGAATGGATGCAGTACGGAGGAACGAGATTGGAACTAGCGGCAGTAGTAGTATAGCTGGTGGAAATGTTGGAACTCAAGGCGGATATAAGCCGCCTACCTTAAACGATTTGCAACAACAAAATCGATTAAAGGCTAGGAGGTTTTTCCCTAAGAAGAAAttctatcataataataataataataattacaataacATGACTGCACCTTATGCGCCTCGGAACACGTCTTCGTATATCATTAGGGCTAAAAAGAGTGGTGGTATTGCTTCTTTGGTGTCCCCTTGCCCTGTGACTCCTGCTGTGCTGCCAACGCCAATGTTCTCGCCGTCCAGGGAAGTGTTAGTAGATATGGCGAAAGAGGAGTGGGGAGTAGATGGGTATGGATCGATGAATGGATTGATTAGACTGAGGTCACCCAGTCATGAGGCAGAAGGACAtgatgatgaggaagaagaggagggaGGATCAAGTGAGAGTGATGTGGAAGAACATGTAGAGGTGGAAAGGCGGTTGGATCATGACTTGAGCAGGTTTGAGATGATTTACCCAAACTATACTGGGATGGAGTATAACAATGTGTTGGGAAACCGTGTGGATGATCAGGATACCCATATTGCTCAATTGGAGGAAGAGAACTTGATTTTGAAGGACAGATTGTTCTTGATGGAGAGGGAATTGGGTGATTTGAGGAGGAGGTTGCAAAGTCTTGAGAGGCAAGGCCATGGTTATGACGAGATGAATGAGGAGGTTGTGGAGAATGAGTCTGAGAGTGAGACTGAGAGTCATGGGGATGGCCATTCTTTGGAGGATAACAATGTTGAACTGGTTGAGAGGCCCATGGAAGGAGTTGAGAATGTGAAAGGGAAGGAAGAGAATAGGATTGAGGATGACACAGAGTTCGCAGAAAACGAAGAGATAGTTGGAAAAGAAGGTGAACAGGTTAATGGTAATGATGAAACTGTTGAAAAGGAATCTGATGAAGTAGGAAAAGAAGATGAAGTTGATGGACGAGATGGTGTGGTTGAAGTGCTTAAGAAGGAAATCATTGCTGATGTCGGAAGCAAGAGTGAACCGAAAGATGATCCAGCCGTGCAAACTGGGAATGAGGTTCAGCTTACTCAATTGATCAAGAACAATGAAAACGAGGTTCAGGCATCACACAATGCAAATGTTGAAGATGTTACCATGGAGGAGGCTTCTAGAGTGGAGGCTGATATGAATTCCCGAACAAAGAAAGAGGATGAATTGCTAGGAGATAAATGA